A DNA window from Paenibacillus sp. HWE-109 contains the following coding sequences:
- a CDS encoding GerAB/ArcD/ProY family transporter — protein sequence MKKYAFNEITFMQFIFINFGIQVSVGFLALPRVVAEKAGTDGWMVLIIGWVLSVTASLVIIQVMKKHPDGTLLDLLTLYLGKWVGKTGAILLALWFFYYGYLGITRTVLYTKVWLLPQTPPYIILILFLIPTYVIARNGLRILGRYAEFVAFISLWIPIVYLLPLKDAHWLHLLPVFKEGWNPILSALQVTIISFAGFSSTFILFPFLQNKQKASIGIVISNTLSMLAFLSITIVCFVYFSPDEIKEYNEPVVNVLKTIEFSFIDRIEVLFNAFYLFVFSLAWIPTMYMGVFCTSWLFGKQDHRSHLRWLSLLIVISAFFFIPTFNQSDWMEKILTKIGFCFEYVFPTCLLIYTWMHDRFQWRKNE from the coding sequence ATGAAAAAATATGCGTTTAATGAGATCACCTTCATGCAGTTTATTTTTATTAATTTCGGTATTCAAGTAAGTGTCGGTTTTTTGGCGCTACCGCGAGTAGTAGCCGAAAAGGCAGGTACGGACGGCTGGATGGTGCTTATCATTGGTTGGGTATTATCCGTAACGGCAAGTTTGGTCATCATTCAAGTGATGAAAAAGCATCCTGATGGCACCTTGCTTGATCTATTGACGTTATATTTAGGGAAATGGGTAGGCAAAACAGGGGCCATACTACTTGCGCTCTGGTTCTTTTATTACGGATATTTGGGGATCACAAGGACGGTCCTGTATACGAAGGTATGGCTCTTGCCGCAAACTCCGCCATACATCATTTTGATTTTATTTCTCATTCCCACTTATGTTATTGCACGTAACGGACTTCGTATATTGGGCAGATATGCGGAATTTGTTGCTTTCATTTCCTTGTGGATACCGATTGTTTATTTACTTCCGCTAAAGGATGCTCACTGGCTTCATCTGCTTCCCGTTTTCAAGGAAGGATGGAACCCTATATTATCAGCGTTACAAGTAACGATCATTTCATTTGCAGGATTTTCAAGCACATTTATCTTGTTTCCGTTTTTGCAAAACAAGCAAAAGGCTTCCATCGGCATTGTAATCTCCAATACACTATCCATGTTAGCGTTTTTGTCCATTACAATTGTCTGCTTCGTCTACTTCAGTCCGGACGAAATTAAGGAGTATAACGAACCTGTAGTCAATGTATTGAAAACAATTGAGTTTAGTTTTATAGATCGGATTGAAGTTCTATTTAACGCGTTTTATTTGTTTGTTTTTTCATTGGCATGGATACCTACAATGTACATGGGCGTATTTTGCACAAGTTGGTTGTTTGGAAAGCAGGACCATCGCAGTCATTTGCGTTGGCTTTCGCTGCTCATCGTCATAAGCGCGTTTTTCTTCATCCCTACCTTTAATCAGAGTGATTGGATGGAAAAAATTCTCACAAAGATTGGATTTTGCTTCGAATATGTTTTTCCCACATGTTTACTCATTTATACATGGATGCATGATCGTTTTCAATGGAGGAAGAACGAATGA
- a CDS encoding kinase-associated lipoprotein B, translated as MHNPMDPIVAFFHQRRALSFQEIA; from the coding sequence TTGCATAATCCGATGGATCCAATTGTAGCTTTCTTTCATCAAAGACGGGCATTATCGTTCCAGGAGATCGCATAA
- a CDS encoding winged helix-turn-helix transcriptional regulator, protein MQKNPVQCQFVVALDSIVGKWKPIILYHLLQGNPLRFNELRRLLPDITQRMLTLHLRELEEEEIVKRVIYPQIPPKVEYSITEYGMSLSPILETLHQWGVAHVERKQLKKEKNEQTETD, encoded by the coding sequence ATGCAAAAGAACCCTGTCCAATGTCAATTTGTTGTGGCGCTGGATTCGATCGTCGGAAAATGGAAGCCGATTATCCTTTATCATTTGCTTCAAGGTAATCCTTTGCGCTTCAATGAGCTAAGAAGATTGCTGCCCGATATCACTCAAAGGATGCTTACGCTCCATCTGCGAGAATTGGAAGAGGAAGAGATCGTTAAACGAGTCATTTATCCGCAAATCCCGCCGAAAGTAGAATACTCCATCACGGAATACGGCATGAGCCTGTCTCCGATTTTGGAAACCTTACATCAATGGGGAGTGGCTCATGTTGAGCGAAAGCAGCTCAAAAAGGAGAAAAATGAACAAACAGAAACGGATTAG
- a CDS encoding Ger(x)C family spore germination protein, which yields MKIQLLYVLRVLSIAIFVAIIPGCSDRLDMEDVAFSLAVGLDLDKENNLLVYSTNPAFSKNVKKKIDETVVKAQTLRQSRGMLDVRTSGAVLGRKTQILLVGKSILQHEDWFRLLDPYFRDAKNSLSARVIAVDGPVSEIIFFNPEDKPILPIYMIGLIKTASNASETVNTTLQELHRQMFEKGVTPYISEITMEKEVALQGTALLDHKGKYVDSLSVQENILMQMLKKNLKKPITLSLPIPGEPKSGPFNTDRISINVERIKTEINTSYLKDKFQFDIKVNMPVVLAERLFTFDVLNRGEELEKMISVQVQKQFENLIKKIQTHKLDPFGLGLYARAYEYNQYKKVEDHWGDTLADADIHVSVNVTIRSMGPVK from the coding sequence ATGAAAATTCAGCTACTATATGTTTTGAGGGTTTTGAGCATCGCCATTTTTGTCGCCATCATTCCGGGGTGCAGTGACCGGTTGGATATGGAAGATGTCGCATTTTCTCTTGCGGTCGGCTTAGATCTCGATAAAGAAAACAACTTGCTTGTATATTCGACAAATCCTGCATTCAGCAAAAATGTCAAGAAGAAAATTGATGAAACCGTCGTGAAAGCACAAACGCTTCGTCAATCGAGAGGAATGTTAGACGTCCGTACATCGGGCGCTGTCTTAGGCAGAAAGACTCAAATCCTACTTGTCGGCAAAAGCATCCTACAGCATGAAGACTGGTTCCGTTTGCTTGATCCCTACTTTCGCGATGCGAAAAATTCACTTTCTGCAAGAGTAATCGCTGTCGATGGACCTGTTTCTGAGATCATATTCTTCAATCCGGAAGACAAGCCGATACTTCCCATTTATATGATAGGGTTAATTAAAACAGCAAGTAATGCATCGGAAACGGTAAATACGACTTTGCAGGAACTGCACCGGCAAATGTTTGAGAAGGGGGTTACTCCTTACATATCGGAAATTACAATGGAAAAAGAGGTTGCGCTGCAAGGAACGGCGCTGCTTGATCATAAAGGGAAATATGTCGATTCGTTGAGCGTTCAGGAAAACATTTTAATGCAAATGTTGAAAAAAAATTTGAAAAAGCCCATTACCTTATCACTTCCCATTCCCGGCGAACCGAAATCCGGTCCATTCAATACAGACAGAATAAGCATAAATGTCGAAAGAATAAAAACGGAAATTAATACCTCCTACCTTAAGGACAAATTTCAGTTCGATATTAAAGTCAATATGCCTGTTGTACTGGCGGAACGTTTATTTACTTTCGACGTGCTGAATAGAGGAGAGGAGTTAGAGAAAATGATTTCCGTACAAGTGCAAAAGCAATTCGAGAATCTCATCAAGAAAATACAAACGCATAAACTCGATCCGTTCGGGCTCGGGCTCTACGCTCGGGCTTATGAATACAACCAATATAAGAAGGTGGAAGACCATTGGGGCGATACGCTTGCCGATGCGGACATTCATGTTTCCGTAAATGTAACCATACGGAGTATGGGACCTGTGAAGTGA
- a CDS encoding spore germination protein, translating into MRFPSWFGNKKNRKVQRQDNHILNDSISAALPQNMAKLHSLFSQTPDLIVREFTIIQTGEQAALVYLDGLADKNAINNNVLRPLQFETGSGDARGGFKVNVGQVQSLYTWSQIESTIFQGSSVLFVSGLTEAYAFGTQGWPQRAIEDPQLESSLKGSHQGFVETGSQNIALIRRFIPNRELKIKELIVGRRGKTKISIMYLADVAHPEVLKELEDRIQQVDVDVIINTGELSEMIEDNPFSPFPQLISTERPDAAASQILQGRFVVVVDRSPSVLVAPVTFSAFFQSVDDYSTRWQIASFIRILRFFAFFVAVFLPAFYISVISYNFEIIPLKLLITIGAFRGNVPFPPFVEAILMEVTLEMMREAGVRLPAPVGQTVGIVGGIVIGQAVVQAGLISNIMVIVVAFTAIASFILPNYDMVSAARLIRFAMMLAASMFGIVGIIIGMMTMIGHLISLESLGTPYGSPFAPVRFADWKDTFIRLPLWKMSERPLSSRAIQSKRQGLNRPEVDEE; encoded by the coding sequence ATGCGATTTCCGAGCTGGTTCGGAAACAAAAAGAACCGTAAGGTTCAACGGCAAGACAATCATATACTTAACGATTCGATTAGTGCGGCATTGCCACAAAATATGGCTAAATTACATAGCCTGTTCTCTCAAACGCCCGACTTGATTGTAAGGGAATTTACAATCATACAGACAGGGGAACAAGCTGCGCTTGTCTATCTTGACGGACTCGCAGATAAAAACGCGATCAATAACAATGTGCTTCGCCCTCTTCAATTCGAAACGGGAAGTGGAGATGCGCGAGGCGGGTTTAAGGTAAATGTCGGTCAAGTCCAATCGCTGTATACCTGGTCACAAATCGAGTCTACAATTTTTCAAGGAAGCAGCGTTTTATTTGTTAGCGGGCTGACGGAAGCCTACGCCTTTGGTACGCAAGGATGGCCTCAAAGAGCAATTGAAGATCCACAACTTGAATCTTCTTTAAAAGGATCACATCAAGGCTTTGTTGAAACAGGCAGCCAGAATATAGCCTTAATCCGCCGCTTTATTCCCAATCGCGAACTGAAAATAAAGGAACTAATTGTAGGACGAAGAGGCAAAACAAAGATATCCATTATGTATCTAGCGGATGTCGCACATCCGGAAGTGCTGAAAGAGTTGGAAGACCGAATCCAGCAAGTAGACGTCGATGTCATTATCAACACCGGCGAGCTTTCGGAGATGATCGAGGACAATCCGTTTTCACCTTTCCCCCAATTAATTTCTACTGAAAGGCCAGATGCTGCCGCTTCACAGATTTTGCAAGGAAGATTCGTTGTTGTCGTAGATCGTTCGCCAAGCGTATTGGTCGCTCCGGTGACATTTTCTGCATTTTTTCAAAGCGTTGACGATTACAGCACACGCTGGCAGATCGCATCTTTTATACGGATTCTACGATTTTTTGCGTTTTTTGTTGCCGTTTTTTTGCCGGCGTTCTACATTTCCGTCATTTCCTATAATTTTGAGATCATACCTTTAAAATTATTGATCACTATTGGGGCGTTCAGGGGAAATGTTCCATTTCCACCGTTTGTGGAAGCGATCCTCATGGAAGTTACCCTCGAAATGATGCGTGAGGCAGGGGTTCGCCTCCCTGCTCCGGTTGGACAAACCGTTGGCATTGTTGGAGGCATTGTCATTGGTCAAGCTGTTGTACAGGCAGGACTCATTAGCAATATTATGGTGATTGTTGTCGCTTTTACCGCCATTGCTTCTTTTATCTTGCCCAATTATGATATGGTTTCCGCAGCCCGGCTCATCCGTTTTGCGATGATGTTGGCTGCCTCGATGTTCGGCATTGTCGGCATTATTATTGGGATGATGACAATGATCGGACATCTCATTTCGCTCGAATCGCTAGGAACGCCGTATGGCAGCCCGTTCGCACCAGTACGGTTCGCCGATTGGAAAGACACGTTCATTCGTTTACCCCTTTGGAAAATGAGCGAGCGTCCTTTAAGCTCAAGAGCGATTCAATCGAAAAGACAAGGCTTAAATCGTCCAGAGGTTGATGAGGAATGA
- a CDS encoding sensor histidine kinase, producing MPLLHLKDTLPDGDQASIEIGSGCIDMASVLEGRSIRCREVRRRTGHLIGFVDQMRLHESGEIDVAGQNNGGWNYEYYVSNWHRWRGRYLQRGAFTCLAGASGGRDRCHLRRNEARAHEMAVQVGASHVYTDYKVQYSISDADKTVSLKEEIFHKNHYIQILNARYKGKFQFSWDYEESLMDLNVMNLLGEQLHIVIIYTGIGMKKERLVQVRRGLLREESGGHIGIYNTYKRLQLTHADSFAFEICSKYGWGTVIRIQLPAIQIT from the coding sequence GTGCCGCTTCTTCATCTGAAGGACACGCTGCCGGACGGTGATCAGGCTTCGATAGAAATCGGCAGCGGATGCATAGATATGGCATCTGTTCTAGAGGGGCGAAGCATCCGGTGTAGAGAGGTACGTCGTCGAACAGGACACCTGATTGGGTTCGTCGATCAGATGCGTTTGCACGAGTCTGGTGAGATTGACGTGGCTGGTCAAAATAATGGAGGATGGAATTATGAGTACTATGTATCGAATTGGCATCGCTGGCGCGGGCGGTATCTTCAAAGAGGTGCATTTACCTGCCTAGCTGGAGCATCAGGAGGCAGAGATCGTTGCCATCTTCGACGTAACGAAGCACGTGCTCACGAGATGGCGGTTCAAGTGGGAGCTTCTCATGTTTACACGGACTATAAAGTCCAATACTCCATCAGTGATGCAGATAAAACCGTATCTCTGAAAGAGGAAATCTTCCATAAGAATCATTACATTCAAATTCTGAATGCACGATACAAAGGTAAGTTTCAATTTTCATGGGACTATGAAGAAAGCTTGATGGACTTGAATGTTATGAATCTGCTTGGGGAACAGCTGCACATTGTCATTATTTACACGGGCATAGGGATGAAGAAGGAGCGTTTAGTGCAAGTGCGCAGGGGGCTTCTTCGAGAGGAATCAGGTGGCCATATTGGGATTTACAACACATATAAAAGACTGCAATTAACACATGCGGATTCATTTGCATTCGAAATTTGTAGTAAGTATGGCTGGGGAACGGTTATTCGAATTCAATTGCCAGCCATTCAAATTACATAG